One Penaeus monodon isolate SGIC_2016 chromosome 34, NSTDA_Pmon_1, whole genome shotgun sequence DNA segment encodes these proteins:
- the LOC119594932 gene encoding uncharacterized protein LOC119594932, whose product MDNYQVRYPVQIGHGAPGLQVVTPGSVAGHQVVPPAGVQANQAYFQVASPHSFQVKKPERVQIGNPGPIQIRYPQVQVVNPSQSQFAKPGQSQVTHPSQYQVAKPGQSQVTHPSQYQVVKADQSQVANPSPPQVASPAALQIRTPIRLQSSPGGSERQANGTNYPFDLDLSSLDGQLAYLVYPQYESPPETTPLPPPVTSPSSSNMEILYPLLGLGQNQLQNQSQSVVNEVHSYQNLVIQLANGTNITTVVVSSSSSNGDGNTGGENGGSDTSIYNGSTQAPASGGSSLSGGSGGGTAGGNS is encoded by the exons ATGGACAATTACCAGGTCAGGTACCCCGTCCAGATCGGCCACGGAGCTCCAGGTCTGCAGGTCGTCACTCCAGGCAGCGTTGCAGGTCACCAGGTCGTACCTCCGGCTGGCGTTCAGGCGAATCAGGCTTATTTCCAGGTCGCAAGTCCACACAGTTTCCAGGTCAAGAAGCCGGAGCGCGTCCAGATTGGGAATCCAGGTCCGATCCAGATTAGATATCCACAGGTCCAGGTCGTGAATCCAAGCCAATCCCAGTTCGCGAAACCAGGCCAGTCGCAGGTCACACATCCAAGCCAGTACCAGGTCGCGAAACCAGGCCAGTCGCAGGTCACACATCCAAGCCAATACCAGGTAGTGAAAGCGGACCAGTCGCAGGTCGCCAATCCCAGCCCGCCCCAGGTCGCGAGTCCAGCGGCGCTGCAGATCCGAACCCCGATCCGCCTGCAGTCCAGCCCCGGGGGGAGCGAGCGACAAGCCAACGGGACCAACTATCCCTTCGATCTCGACCTGTCAAGTCTGGAC GGTCAGTTGGCTTACCTGGTGTACCCCCAGTACGAATCACCCCCTGAGAccacgccccttcctccccctgtgACCTCCCCCAGCAGCAGCAACATGGAGATTCTGTACCCTCTGCTGGGCCTGGGTCAGAACCAGCTACAGAACCAGAGCCAGTCGGTTGTCAATGAG GTTCACAGTTACCAGAACCTCGTAATCCAACTCGCCAATGGTACCAATATCACAACGGTTGTCGTCAGCAGCAGTTCGAGTAACGGAGATGGCAACACTGGAGGAGAAAATGGCGGAAG TGACACGAGCATCTATAACGGATCCACTCAAGCTCCTGCCAGCGGAGGTTCTTCTCTCTCTGGTGGAAGCGGAGGTGGAACGGCTGGTGGAAACAGCTAG